One Phocoena phocoena chromosome 5, mPhoPho1.1, whole genome shotgun sequence genomic region harbors:
- the LOC136123791 gene encoding LOW QUALITY PROTEIN: all-trans-retinol dehydrogenase [NAD(+)] ADH7-like (The sequence of the model RefSeq protein was modified relative to this genomic sequence to represent the inferred CDS: substituted 2 bases at 2 genomic stop codons) codes for MGTNGKVIKCKAAMLWEQKNPFSVEETEVAPSKAKEVCSKTLATGICWKNEHMTKGAIVSKFPVTVGHEATGVVESIGEGVTMVKPGVXMSIIPVFLPQCRECNACRDPDVNLCVRSDVTGHGVLADGTTRFTCRGKPVYHFTSTSTFTEYTVVDETSVAKIDDEAHPEKVCXIGCGFSTGYGTAIKTGKVTRGSTCVAFGLGRVGLLVIMGCKSAGASRIIGIDLNKDKFEKAMAVRATKCISPKDSTKPISEVLSEMTGEASPATLGYSFEVIGHLETTIDALASCSMNYRVGVVVGAPLSAKMLTYDPVLPCTGCTRKGCVFGGWESRDDVPKLVTDFLEKKFDLDQVTTHVFPFKQINEGFELLYSHQSIRTVLTF; via the exons ATGGGCACTAATGGAAAA GTTATTAAATGTAAAGCAGCTATGCTATGGGAACAGAAGAATCCCTTTTCCGTTGAGGAAACAGAAGTTGCCCCATCAAAGGCTAAAGAAGTTTGTAGTAAG ACTTTGGCCACGGGAATCTGTTGGAAAAATGAGCACATGACAAAAGGAGCAATAGTGTCTAAGTTTCCAGTGACTGTGGGACATGAAGCCACTGGGGTTGTGGAGAGCATTGGAGAAGGAGTCACTATGGTGAAACCAGGTGTGTAAATGTCAA TCATCCCCGTCTTTCTGCCTCAGTGTAGAGAATGCAATGCTTGTCGCGACCCAGATGTCAACCTCTGTGTAAGGAGTGA CGTTACTGGTCATGGAGTCCTGGCTGATGGCACCACCAGATTTACGTGCAGGGGCAAACCAGTCTATCACTTCACGAGCACTAGTACATTTACTGAGTACACAGTGGTGGATGAAACTTCTGTTGCTAAGATCGATGATGAAGCTCATCCTGAGAAAGTCTGTTGAATTGGATGTGGATTTTCTACTGGATATGGGACTGCTATTAAAACTGGCAAG GTCACCCGTGGTTCAACTTGTGTGGCCTTTGGCCTGGGAAGAGTTGGCCTTTTGGTCATCATGGGCTGTAAGTCAGCTGGTGCATCCAGGATCATTGGGATTGACCTCAACAAAGACAAATTTGAAAAGGCCATGGCTGTCAGAGCCACTAAGTGCATCAGCCCCAAGGACTCCACCAAGCCCATCAGTGAGGTGCTGTCAGAAATGACAGGcgaggcttccccg gCGACACTGGGCTACAGTTTTGAAGTTATTGGGCATCTTGAAACTACG ATTGATGCCCTTGCATCCTGCAGCATGAACTACAGGGTCGGTGTAGTGGTAGGGGCTCCTCTATCAGCCAAGATGCTCACCTATGACCCAGTGCTGCCCTGCACTGGATGCACACGGAAAGGATGCGTTTTTGGAG GTTGGGAAAGCAGAGATGATGTTCCAAAACTAGTGACTGATTTCCTGGAAAAGAAATTTGACCTGGATCAAGTGACAACCCATGTTTTCCCTTTTAAACAAATCAATGAAGGTTTTGAACTGCTCTACTCACATCAAAG CATTCGAACTGTCCTGACATTTTGA
- the C5H4orf17 gene encoding LOW QUALITY PROTEIN: uncharacterized protein C4orf17 homolog (The sequence of the model RefSeq protein was modified relative to this genomic sequence to represent the inferred CDS: substituted 1 base at 1 genomic stop codon): MGKEIVQSEHYLFKELKVLEKICNILRTDSLAEVLQWLLHASSKEKEWVSALIHAELAEINLLTPLRRNASAELAAETGRPPKVKSPSDSPAKSEVVTSSREGHQQSRVSSQGYEGNKEVLKEAEHKLPLFIRRNKMKIPIAEYFSKPKPLPRPKTQESISTKPTXARSIQQGYSLSPQRTFYPVTHQR; encoded by the exons atgggaaaggaaatagtccagTCTg AGCACTATCTATTCAAGGAACTAAAA GTTCTGGAAAAGATCTGTAACATTCTACGTACTGATTCTCTGGCAGAGGTTCTACAGTGGCTGCTCCATGCAAGTTCAAAAG aaaaggagTGGGTCTCAGCTTTGATTCATGCTGAACTGGCTGAGATAAACTTGTTAACTCCCCTCAGAAGAAACGCCTCAGCGGAACTAGCAGCAGAGACTGGCAGGCCACCCAAAGTTAAATCACCCTCAGATTCACCAGCAAAATCAGAAGTGGTAACCAGTTCTAGGGAAGGACATCAACAGAGCAG AGTGTCAAGTCAAGGATATGAAGGAAATAAGGAAGTACTGAAAG AGGCTGAGCACAAGCTTCCACTGTTTATAAgaagaaataagatgaaaatacCCATTGCAGAATATTTCAGCAAGCCAAAGCCTCTTCCCAGGCCTAAAACACAAGAGAGCATATCAACAAAACCAACATAAGCAAGGAGTATACAGCAAGGATACAGTCTCTCTCCCCAGAGAACATTTTATCCTGTAACACACCAAAGGTAG